The genomic segment ACCCGACCGGGGCGCCCCAGAACGCCCACTGGGATGGTGAGGGACTCCGGTCCAGTCCTCGTGCGTTTTGTTTTGGATTCATCAAGTAGTGTGGGCCCAGTGCACTTTTCacactttaatttttttttatatatatatgattcactactgttcaaaagtttggggtcaacCAGACAATTTCAGGTTTTCCAACAGTTATCAGCAcaagggttttctaatcatcaattagccttttaacacgatATAACAATGCAGCATTAGAaccagtgttgggaacgttactttaaaaatgtAATTAGATATAGTtcctcactacttgttccaaaacgTATCTGAgctagtaactgaattactctataataaaagtaactagttaccagggaaagtaactatttgcgttactgtaaaaaaaaaaaggtcataTGTCAAAGAATTTcgatttttctgagcagttttcacttggccttaatgtgttaaatggttgaactgcccatttaaggccctgatatacttccaactgaattttaatttgcttagttgcaaaggctgtggaacatctgccgaatactacagaaaatgccaacttttcttcggattgctccggactcgccatttctgctgcttcatcgaatctgtttggtgtgtgtgtgcgcgtgtgtgtgtgtgtgtggcgcgctcgtcctggcttgtgtgtaaaaacactggctccgattggctaccatgaaatTGACTCTATTTGGAGCAAGGGATGCGTTCGGATTAAGCAGTTTATTCAATAAATTCTTAGTAACGCACCGCATTTAacgtacagtaacggtaacggcgttgtaacgacggaaacagtaattagttagattaccaCCTTACTGAAAACATAACGGCGTTATTTTAAACAGCGTTATTACAAACACTGATTAGAACACAGGAGGGACGGTCGCTGAAATGGGATTTGGATATTGGCTAAAAGCATCAGCAGAATCTCCTATCCGTAACTGTCTAAACATTCCCAGTACCACCAGTGACCTCCCGCGGCCGCTCCATTACCCCCTCACTCCCACccacctctcaccccctccccatctcctccccccccccccagccgaccGAGACGGCGGCCGTCCCATCGTGGTGAAACAAGCAGACCTGGAGCGTCGCCACGGCGCCGGCTGGTCCCGCTGCCGCCTGCAGCTCACGCCCTGCGAGCTCCGCCTCTACGGCCCCGCCCACTCCGCCGGCTCCGCCCCCTACTGCCTGGTCACCGCCTACTCCCTCTCCCACTGCCAGAGCGTGTGCTCCCCGGCGCCGCTGGACCCCGCGCCCACGTCCAAGGGCCCCCACCCGGCCCCCGTGGCCCCCGACGCCCGCACCTTCCACGCGCTCTTCTTCAACagcacacacctccacctgcgGGCGGAGAGCCGGCGCGAGGCCACAGAGTGGCAGCGGCTGATCTGGGAGCGCGTCCTCGCCTCGCGTCCCCTCGACAACGGGCGCGGCGCCACGGagacggcggcggtggcggtccCGGCGGTCCCGTCCCAGCGGCCCAGcgccctccccctcttctccccgtCGCCGCGCAGCCCGGACGTCCTGAAGGTGGGGGTGCTCCACCTGCTGACGGAGCCCGGGGGCTGGAGGGCCTTCACCTTCGTGCTGAGCCGCAGCGTACTCCGGGCGTTCCTGACGGAGGGGCGGGGCCCCGTGTCGGAGCCGGCGTTCCGGTATCAACTGGCCACCTGTCTGGGagtggagaaagagggggataCGAGGAGACGTCCGGGGGAACCCGGGAACACCGGGAAGGTAGGGCCGTGCGATTAATCTAATTTTGATCGTGATTTAGGTCTTTTGGGGTCGAGCTATCTAGAGCAGGTGTCTCAAACTCatcttacctgggggccgcttgAGGTAGAGTCTGTgtcaggctgggccacatcaagtattccacaaagaaaagtagcacaactgacccaatctaagttgaTGATCGGCCGATAATTAGAttacgttggctatgtaatcgctaacaacaggggacatttcatagtggttgttggaaaccgggacattttagcgtcctttggctttgtCGGGACTCatgcaactcaaaattgggactgtcccggcaaaaccgggacaactggtcaccctatcacaagtgatgaaaaagcgtggcaagcgactcagcaaaaatgtcaagtagggggccacaaaatatcattcCGTGGGCCtcattggcccccgggccgcgagtttgagacccctgatctagaGTAATATAATGGAGttcaaacaattattattattaatatatttgtatttttttaaaggtgccatattatgccaccaggcgTTTCCCCCTAGATGTGCGCTGTGTAGATCAGTCCACCTggctacccagtggactgaagcaaacgCTGCCTATCTagccgtcatacatctaggtggacacacccacttcaaaacggcttgtaacggctaatcacactcacaactgGTGGTTTAATTTGTCACCTTTTAATctgtttgtatatatttattttcttattttatgaATTCAATGTTATGAATTCAACAGCTGggtacatatttgtacattattttctatttgaacattttgtgtatttcctCAGTTCTCAGTGCCCAAGTGTTTTTTTGGGGAGGGATGCTGAATAAATGCGTCATggtttcaaactcaaaaagaaTCCTtagaataatcgtgatttcaatattgaccaaatgaATCACGATTCAGATTTTCTTTTCCCCAGGCCTACGGGAACGTCTTCAAGGCGGCGTTCCCTGAaaaggtggtggtgctgcgggCGGAGAGCGCGTCGGAGGCCCAGAgctgggtggaggtcctgggCGAGGCGCTGGAGCTGGAGAGCCTCCGACCCAGCCAGGAGCTCTGCCAGGTACTCCTGCTGACCTATTCAACCCATTAgcacacaaatatacaacaTATGGCCTTCATCGACActttattcaatgtttttgcACATATTATATGCATCGTCGTTTCATACAAGGTtggtttatttataatttataagcCTACAAAAAATGCAATTAATCTATGGTCTCAATCTGATGGTGATTTCGATTTTTGGGTCAAACAACCTCCAAACGATTATAATCCAGTTGAAAcgattttatttactttatttttaagtatatttattttatgtataaCATTTTGGGTCAAACGATTTTTTCACACCAAAAAACAATCCTTGTTACctgccaacccgctctacctcctgatctACTGCCGCCCGTAATAATCCTAAATAACCGTGACTGGTTTTACTCCATAATGGAGCAGCCCTTCAGCCAGGAGGACGTGCTCCAGGGGGCCCTGTCCCGGCCCCAGGGGCAGCAGCCGAGAGGGGCCCCCCAGCAGAAGGCCCCGGTCACAAGCAGCTTCCTCAGCATCCTCCCCTGCCTGGCCGTGGAGAAGGGCCTGACCGCGCAGAGCTTCAGGTGTGCAGGTAAGGGACcgtacacaggtacacactttAAACTGTTGTTATCCGCACACCTATCTACACTGTTTCATGTGTGGACGGTTTATTCTAAGTATTAAGACACAAATATACAccgtcattttttttatatggaCAGTTTGATCAATTTATTAGTACacaaatattacatttattagcacacaaatatacaccaTTGTTTCATGTATGGATAGTTAATTCAATTTAATAGCGCGCAAATATACAGCATAACTTAATGTATCTTCAGTTTATTCAAATTATTGACATGcaaatatatatactgtttaATATATGGACACTAGTTTATCCAATTTATTAGCATGCATATATGCACGATAATTTCATATATGGACAGTTGTTCAATTGTTTCCAACAATGTTGAAACCAAGATAAATCTGTATTTTTATTCACAGTAACAGTCAGAATGTAAATTTCAATTTACATCGAATTAGGTGTTCAATGAAAACACCTAATATTGACATTCTATTTCAATAGTTTACTACAATGTGCGACGTTAACAAATGGCTCATGCTGTCCACCAAGCTAATGCAGAGTTGCCCCCTAATAGTCTACTGTGAGGGTTGCCATCCGCGtttgatagaaaaaaaaaaaaaacataaatcgCATTGAAAATTAAGACTAAAACCACGAGCTGAAGGGTATATAAATGCTTGATGTAATCTTTACCAAACGCTCTACTCCAGGGGTttcaaactcaacttaccttGACACcttaacactaaactttgatgtcaggtagggggccacaaaatatcatcccgcctcaattggcccccgggccgcgagtttgagacccctgctctactCTCAGGCTGCCAGGGCCAGGTGGGCTTGTCTGGAGGCAGAGCCAAGGTGTGCTGCTACAGTGGCTGGTACTACTGCCCCGGCTGTCACCAGGACAACACCTTCCTCATCCCAGCTCGTCTTCTGCACAACTGGGACACCGGCCAGCACAAGGTGGGGGCCGACACGCACGCCTCATAaccttaactaaccctaacccttctcaCCTTATCTTAGCTGAGTGACTAACCATAGCTAACTTACTAACCATAGCTTAGTTACTAAGCCTTCTCCCCTTACCTTGGCTAAGTTACTTAACTTAGCTAAGAtactagccctaaccctagctaTGTTACTAACCCTAGCTAAGTTACTAATCCTAACCCTAGCTAAGTCACTAAAACAAAGCAAGTTACTAAAAGTAGCTCAGTTACTAACCCTAGCTAAGTTATTAACCCTATCTAAATATGAACTTAACGCCTCCTTTGACCCGTGGCCCCAGGTGTCCAAGCAGGCCAAGGAGTTCCTGGAGTTTGTGTACGAGGAGCCGCTGCTGGACGTGCAGCGGCTCAACCCCTTCCTCTACCAGCACTGTGAGGCCCTCAGCGCCGTGCTGCGCCTCAGGCAGCGGCTGCAGTCGCTGCGGGCCTACCTCTTCAGCTGCAGGGCCGTCGTGGCCGAGGACCTCAGGAGACGGTAGGGTTAAGGGTTGGACCTCAGGAGACCGTAGGGTTAAGGGTTGGACCTCAGGAGACCGTAGGGTTAAGGGTTGGACCTCAGATGACGGTAGGGTTAAGGGTTGGACCCCAGGAGATGGTAGGGTTAAGGGTTGGACCTCAGGAGACCGTAGGGTTAAGGGTTGGACGTCAGATGACGGTAGGGTTAAGGGTTGGACCCCAGGAGATggtagggttaagggttaagggttgaaCCTCAGGAGACGATAGGGTTTAGGGTTGGACCTCAGGAGACGGTAGGGTTTAGGGTTGGACCTCAGGAGACGGTAGGGTTAAGGGTTCGACCCCAGGAGACtgtagggttaagggttaagggttggAACTCAGGAGACGGTAGGGTTAAGGGTTGTACCCCAGGAGACGGTAGGGTTAAGGGTTGGACCTCAGGAAACGGTAGGGTTAAGGGTTGGACCTCAGGAGACGGTAGGGTTAAGGGTTGGACCTCAGGGGACGGAAGGGTTAAGGGTTGGACCTCAGGGGACGGAAGGGTTAAGGGTTGGACCTCAGGAGACGGAAGGGTTAAGGGTTGGACCTCAGGGGACGGAAGGGTTAAGGGTTGGACCTCAGGAGACGGAAGGGTTAAGGGTTGGACCTCAGGAGACggtagggttaagggttaagggatGGACCTCAGGAGACGGTAGGGTTAAGGGTTGGACCTGAGGAGACTGTAGGGTTAAGGGTTGGACCTCAGGAGACGGTAGGGTTAAAGGTTGGACCTCAGGAGACGGTAGGGTTAAAGGTTGGACCTGAGGAGACTGTAGGGTTAAGGGTTGGACCTCAGGAGACGGTAGGGTTAAAGGTTGGACCTCAGGAGACGGTAGGGTTAAGGGTTGGACCTCAGGAGACGGTAGGGTTAAGGGTTGGACCTCAGGAGACGGTAGGGTTAAGGGTGgacctgcgtggtcgactccaccgtcggtgtgtgaatgggtgaatgaacggttgaatgtgaggcaatcttgtaaagcactttgagtggccgctggttagGAAAGCGCTGTGTAAATGCAGGTCATTGACCCATTTACTTACGCTAATCTGCTCTGTTGTCATGGATTCAGGATCTTCCCCAGGGAGTACCTGCTGCAGCACATCCACCTGTACTCCATCGCTGACCTGCAACAGGTAATGACACCGGAGAAGAAACCCAGACCGTCAGTGGTATTAGTATAGCCCTTCATCCCAGGTACCGCCTCAAAGGGCTCAACAGGCCGTAAAGCTATCACAGCCcgctgaccctagccccccagcaTCTatcagacgctttcatccaaagcgacggtcggtgcagtaaggatgttcatagaaccaattgccaagcactaacaatccctaggttaacccattccccgtatacaacaaggATAGCTAGGAGAACCCTTTCTTTATGCAGTTATCGTTTACTCGCAAACCATTAATGTAAATGAGAATACAGTTATTGACTGTTATGGACATCAAGTGACCTCGAATCACTGAAACGTCGCAGATGATTTTCTttcaaaattgaaaaaaaaaaggcttgcCATAggttaacatttacatttaggggatgtagcagatcaaactagcaaccttccatcagggagcagtcagggtgaggtgtctcgctctgGGACactccggggatcgaactagcaaccttccggttaccagccaacgcGCTCTATCTCCTGAGCTACTCCTCCTGAGGTTCGGCGCAGCGCGGGAACAttgctcctcctcacccccctcccggCTCTCTTCCAGGTCATCGATGGTAAGCTGGCCCCCTTCCTGTCCAAGGTGATCAAGTTCGCCAGCTCCCACGTGTTCAGCTGCAGCCTCTGTCAGGAGAAGGGCTTCATCTGTGAACTCTGCAAAGACGGACAGGTCATCTACCCCTTCCAGGAGAGTGCCACCAAGAGGTACCAaccagcacacactcacagacacatcaCTGAAACCAACGGCGCGACTCAATGATCGCTTAAATACATATTTCTCTGTAATTGCACAGCTTTTTTGCACTGGAATCAACCGTGGCTGGTACCACTACCACTTGAACACTTTACTTGAATACTTTTCACTTTACACTCTACACTGCACTTTACACCTCATtacttattattaattattaccaCGGTCTTAGTTTCTCTTATTACGTACTTACTTAATTATATTTTATCATTGACATCATgacttatttttacttatttttctcTTATTATAACTtaattttattcttattttttattattgtgatctatgctgctactttattttttttattttgacttttatttatttaatttatcttgtATGTTCACTGCTATGTGGCTGTTggggaaccaagcctaagaattttactcttgtgtccacaataagatgtaataaaagtaattCTGGCTGCCAGTATTTGCATGGTCAGAAGCAGCAGTGAAATTATATCAAGACAACCAGTAGGCAATTAGGCCAACCACTGCTCTGTATAGTATACGTATGCGTTACACCATATATTAAGACTGCCTTCCACAGTCTGATACACTGCTTCATGACACTAtagatcaggggtgtcaaacgtacggcccgcgggccggatcaggtccgcgaacgggtttaatccggcccgcgagatgattttgtgaagcacagtattgtaaaaaaaataatatatatatatataatttttatttatttattttttataaaaatccttcctagcattacatggattgcattgactggcactgattaatttgttgtacattgaactactggacaattgtgtgtaactggaagtcgctttggaatgtaacgcaaaatgatctgctatttttcaatgaaggaaacttcttaatgtgtccactagaagtcgcaatagcaattatgttaagccagcaaactttataccggggctgagcagggagcaagtataaacaggtagtgcagctagctcggagctaccttgtcgttctgccttatactttcaacattatgcgctttggcactctcattgccccaaaatgtctctgtcaaaaagacgaaaagtggacacagagtgcagagttttccaagaaaaatggtcatcgtcctttttattcacggaagtaaatgggaaacctgtgtttggtgtgctcacagcatgtttaattttacataattatgccatatttttaccggtccggcccacttgggaatagattatcctccatgtggcccctgagctaaaatgagtttgacacccctgctatAGATATTCAAATTGTTACGAGCCTCCATAAGCAATCACAAGCTAAATTCCACCGCATTTTAATaaccaattctctctctctctctctctctctctctctctctctctctctctctctctctctctctctctctctctctctctctctctctctctctctctctctctctctctctctctctctctctctctctctctctctctctctctctctcaggtgtaAAGGTTGTGACGCCGTGTTCCACACTGAGTGCCACCAGAAGGCCCAGCCGTGCCCCCGCTGCGTGCGCCGCGAGATGCACACCAGGCACTCGGCCTTCTGGACGAACGAGGACGACGACCCCCCCGACTGCTACCAGAACACCtgagagggccccccccccgacccacaACAGAAGCCCACTGCATTCTGGGAAGCCGGATTTCCCTGCGTTTACCGGAATCGGTCGAGTCCGAACAAAAAGGGGAAAGGCTTGTCTCCGAGATTAGCGGTTAGCATTTTGGGCTAATGCTAACTCTGCAAGCTAACACGCTACGTAGCAGGTTAGCTTTGCGATTTGTAGCTCCGCCTCCGAGTCGGTTTGGATAACAGCGGCCGACTACTTTTTCCGAAAATATCGTGTTCCAAGGCGTgtcatttttttggaattgCAGACATTGCCGATTTTATTTTAAACGTTCACACTTAATGATAGTGTGTAAGCTCCGCCC from the Gadus macrocephalus chromosome 7, ASM3116895v1 genome contains:
- the plekhm3 gene encoding pleckstrin homology domain-containing family M member 3 isoform X1; translation: MRAPGVQPSIKSQTQRRGANECDRQGYQTVNQVSNEQANGKVVRMEVAEALDNAQDISPALEATEDFLHCLDGIYDRNRCQNHAADRQDVSNSGGGKFGSNAHPETRSNAAANVWCLLTGERSSELGPMSFAWTGANGLRPGRKWRAQSTNDLASQAQECALECGPVSNAAFRKGHHRSRSDVHYRPSACNDNGRPAAAPQTRAHPTGAPQNAHWDADRDGGRPIVVKQADLERRHGAGWSRCRLQLTPCELRLYGPAHSAGSAPYCLVTAYSLSHCQSVCSPAPLDPAPTSKGPHPAPVAPDARTFHALFFNSTHLHLRAESRREATEWQRLIWERVLASRPLDNGRGATETAAVAVPAVPSQRPSALPLFSPSPRSPDVLKVGVLHLLTEPGGWRAFTFVLSRSVLRAFLTEGRGPVSEPAFRYQLATCLGVEKEGDTRRRPGEPGNTGKAYGNVFKAAFPEKVVVLRAESASEAQSWVEVLGEALELESLRPSQELCQQPFSQEDVLQGALSRPQGQQPRGAPQQKAPVTSSFLSILPCLAVEKGLTAQSFRCAGCQGQVGLSGGRAKVCCYSGWYYCPGCHQDNTFLIPARLLHNWDTGQHKVSKQAKEFLEFVYEEPLLDVQRLNPFLYQHCEALSAVLRLRQRLQSLRAYLFSCRAVVAEDLRRRIFPREYLLQHIHLYSIADLQQVIDGKLAPFLSKVIKFASSHVFSCSLCQEKGFICELCKDGQVIYPFQESATKRCKGCDAVFHTECHQKAQPCPRCVRREMHTRHSAFWTNEDDDPPDCYQNT
- the plekhm3 gene encoding pleckstrin homology domain-containing family M member 3 isoform X2 produces the protein MRAPGVQPSIKSQTQRRGANECDRQGYQTVNQVSNEQANGKVVRMEVAEALDNAQDISPALEATEDFLHCLDGIYDRNRCQNHAADRQDVSNSGGGKFGSNAHPETRSNAAANVWCLLTGERSSELGPMSFAWTGANGLRPGRKWRAQSTNDLASQAQECALECGPVSNAAFRKGHHRSRSDVHYRPSACNDNGRPAAAPQTRAHPTGAPQNAHWDADRDGGRPIVVKQADLERRHGAGWSRCRLQLTPCELRLYGPAHSAGSAPYCLVTAYSLSHCQSVCSPAPLDPAPTSKGPHPAPVAPDARTFHALFFNSTHLHLRAESRREATEWQRLIWERVLASRPLDNGRGATETAAVAVPAVPSQRPSALPLFSPSPRSPDVLKVGVLHLLTEPGGWRAFTFVLSRSVLRAFLTEGRGPVSEPAFRYQLATCLGVEKEGDTRRRPGEPGNTGKAYGNVFKAAFPEKVVVLRAESASEAQSWVEVLGEALELESLRPSQELCQPFSQEDVLQGALSRPQGQQPRGAPQQKAPVTSSFLSILPCLAVEKGLTAQSFRCAGCQGQVGLSGGRAKVCCYSGWYYCPGCHQDNTFLIPARLLHNWDTGQHKVSKQAKEFLEFVYEEPLLDVQRLNPFLYQHCEALSAVLRLRQRLQSLRAYLFSCRAVVAEDLRRRIFPREYLLQHIHLYSIADLQQVIDGKLAPFLSKVIKFASSHVFSCSLCQEKGFICELCKDGQVIYPFQESATKRCKGCDAVFHTECHQKAQPCPRCVRREMHTRHSAFWTNEDDDPPDCYQNT
- the plekhm3 gene encoding pleckstrin homology domain-containing family M member 3 isoform X3; this encodes MRAPGVQPSIKSQTQRRGANECDRQGYQTVNQVSNEQANGKVVRMEVAEALDNAQDISPALEATEDFLHCLDGIYDRNRCQNHAADRQDVSNSGGGKFGSNAHPETRSNAAANVWCLLTGERSSELGPMSFAWTGANGLRPGRKWRAQSTNDLASQAQECALECGPVSNAAFRKGHHRSRSDVHYRPSACNDNGRPAAAPQNAHWDADRDGGRPIVVKQADLERRHGAGWSRCRLQLTPCELRLYGPAHSAGSAPYCLVTAYSLSHCQSVCSPAPLDPAPTSKGPHPAPVAPDARTFHALFFNSTHLHLRAESRREATEWQRLIWERVLASRPLDNGRGATETAAVAVPAVPSQRPSALPLFSPSPRSPDVLKVGVLHLLTEPGGWRAFTFVLSRSVLRAFLTEGRGPVSEPAFRYQLATCLGVEKEGDTRRRPGEPGNTGKAYGNVFKAAFPEKVVVLRAESASEAQSWVEVLGEALELESLRPSQELCQQPFSQEDVLQGALSRPQGQQPRGAPQQKAPVTSSFLSILPCLAVEKGLTAQSFRCAGCQGQVGLSGGRAKVCCYSGWYYCPGCHQDNTFLIPARLLHNWDTGQHKVSKQAKEFLEFVYEEPLLDVQRLNPFLYQHCEALSAVLRLRQRLQSLRAYLFSCRAVVAEDLRRRIFPREYLLQHIHLYSIADLQQVIDGKLAPFLSKVIKFASSHVFSCSLCQEKGFICELCKDGQVIYPFQESATKRCKGCDAVFHTECHQKAQPCPRCVRREMHTRHSAFWTNEDDDPPDCYQNT